The Akkermansia muciniphila genome contains a region encoding:
- a CDS encoding autotransporter-associated beta strand repeat-containing protein has translation MRLHLPPSLRSALLASLVSFSGFSMYSAQAATSADFWQAPAFGGPEFIWTGDGEGDAIGTGANWQGGTAPARQDNKGPHLVFDNKTVTVTGTTPNTSDGGGVTVTGNSNVTVSLGQWAGSVYVEDGSTLSTSFGNQIKNTEAEGHASIFVDGTLNLSTPGGNLNFDNGTGAGSHYWHIGLNGMINLANTTTVTKNDRTWNVEVVVSGGGDLGLTNRTLKNDALLTRKFMTTGGDLGGLLDTLRIWMQTGDDAYDALTRVNSLDQLGTGNFILVSNGSGMSVQYKGTGYDAATLVWNSADGTWTNTGTGWYTQGDGGKVDTSFLNGDSVIFTAAEGSKTVTFSGSIDVNSMTFENDTAYTLAGADASSVLEAKNVTLGNNASLTLGDADHRFSSFQSNVSGGSDSSLTLWLATEETGVSTVSMGTGTGVKDVYVNGTLAMNVSGQGVSTNLGGAALHMNNGSMLLLRNGVSGNIQPSSQVIVEGNARIRFGNNITAASALWTSDIVGGAGVTSANTISWQSQGGTLVVTGDVDYNGAMLLGQDYNGGHAINVTFRDNTVNLDSLQTFYTLGTFQFDNSQASVKLISLGCGYADGSRVVLNDGTVMNAQQVRLGDTGGYGGAAASTYMVVNSGATLNITGNNNDHSTNRTLLLAHWSSQGFFQLNGGQLNAQEAVMGLSWAGTGTFSANSGTANLMGMDYWAEGNGAFRGKFQLGTAGTGSARVNFGASGISNVAGSAVIQLGEGTLGATANWNLTYNAAFTGAYVDLIGTVGGTMVDTLDANDGLTARTITFQNGLTGNGKLVKVGDGTLVLNGTAQAPVPAEGETAAVPGFTGTVELREGALTVKDSSVIGQGTLLIGGGLTVAVTSADGYSLDAGSTLATTNIGGGTATLSAALTLNGGSLNFGTLSEDTAALTVNSVSGTAATDVQISLNTLTTNTSYALLSGTGLGDTSMFTLSGSAAELYNATFTVNNNTLYVSLADKEGLLRWKSGNWSTSGTDLSWNMDGVDSAYTDGQTVYFSNGDGVNKTVTIVGNVAPGKINVVGTDFVFAGDGSITGDTTLNLLDGASLTINNANTYTGDTVLYNGSKLVVGNAGALGTSTVLLQGNSILELTTGTWNGLGTRLNANSTGTLKLSGNASGTTTAALTGVKYDVGAGTTLTLSAGTYGNTITGGGSLVSAAGTSVLKGSVNITGSYNLMATVNNASTWTLDSGASLTAGSFIGRYQYNGTTTLNVRKDAFMNITGIFQIARDGKAILNIENGGMVLAQTLDLGQNWAGAAEKGATVNLNGGSLLLGAGGMTASGNANAIVLNLNSGTLGTTAAEGWSSAYNMTLTGNVTVDTRQYDAGTKSYNDQASTNITLGGVLSGTGGLTKVGSGTLTLSGQNTYTGATSVNAGTLAFTNTNAMALGSISMGAGARMTTASGLTLNSGATLTFDMTGVVASQPIINIQAGSLALTDPTCTLTLNNYGELEASDYVLAQWAANGSLTTDSFTWTPDITREGFEYSIVVENNQLVLKVVDVSGDNGFVWDGGTDRKWINTSIDGWTTKLTGVDTLNDQEIYFSAAEAGEVKVSGTVTPKSVVFNGGTYTLISDPDNAGAIADSTAPTSLTVNGTANVTLNLANTYTGGTVLNGGTLTIGADGALGTAGDITFNGGTLAYADSAAGTNVTGYDVSSRVKVGDGGALNVSVLGAGDTVSWAGLTADVMGTGTTLTKTGDGTLALGYAGNTLAHLTVEEGTLAFTGGATIGVNPNNATIVRVSEGATLALSGGTVNLHAQLNGAGTITIGTADTAGLVNISNTGNTNFTGRLELIGNGENMSSNANWVAFGAGNTLGGGTVFIDGKGFFFTAGTTAANFEIGDAHGTMQNGSSGATYTFSGNLSGSGAWGMSANVRMTNILTGSLKDFSGTLSTNETSANNSRQVWNFGNGGASVTGAGNTVFGNGAILAGNTGSTDAALAAQYNVNYNNAELVLNALVQGNSNLTHAGTGTLILDQANTATGALGITDAGAVVQLGTADKAGQWAGTVLNGAGTLKIVNGSLTSAMTRGEGSTAGIVVDSAVSINLGGTNGDMLKGITLAAGGKLTNVSGDITVGAGATETLNLTLGADNVNQGAAGTAIIDQGDGKLVINDSATVNLDIDAIVNTLVAHKDAGVESWLTLTTGTLECADLGDIQFSKILSNYGIRVTGTDGGSLVLSGQVSGLYMVDGTASSDPDTVTNYGTLGMYAGVVIAQDKTLTVQLAGAPGDTDGDGAVINNLLGATGSTLKVENTNAGGGNAVVILNNERLETGLPAPDDYAGADSIMGGSIVGENGVTFIKQNTGKLTVNGSFVTDTLRMEGGTLTLNGDGSSFNHVVLAGTAEGVVLDVNRNTVMGDLTDSGEGADLNIGSGATLTINDASSLSSSTIQGSGTLALHDTLALSGTASLQGGVLLNLVKDDDSTGTLDLGATTGNAVAGISGQGTLKSNGGSLAVNTGNSGSGSVFSGTLEGRGQLNISGNAGQTLDNVITAAGSNWAINNTGRLNIRMGGTVEDPRANTALTLSSMTLGDGSSTNFTFNTDYAGPIISVTGNISISQGAEITLSSTGKNELTLGADGSYTLMHADGDIDLGGSDRLAILLDPSSSAFKKFENNAYLVMENGNLVLVATASKDNKYARIADTVNSRAGAELLWNLPGDLAADSILKKVDDAVGALTASNPSEAKRVMAAVAGATVNALGTAQKDALRDQMGWIRNRTTLMGVNPAYINEDLPYFHMWMEGTGSYSKLDTKGDESGYQLTTWGGTVGMDVDLSDHFTMGAAFTANYGDLTASAADTADGHLDSYYANLFGRYQSKRWAHTLILTGGWNDAKLNRTVNYGEGSYSTQGNTNGWGFGAMYELTYDVYLNEDKSSILQPLANVSVVTTRMDGYTETGAGNAGLNVGKQEWTTGTVALGGRWMGLAGSNLFGREALVEFRANVAQDMGDRRGETGVGFLANPGYTQTVRGAKVGTTALQIGAGLSVPVGTQGTVFVNGNADFRDGANSVNGSVGYRYDF, from the coding sequence ATGAGACTGCATCTTCCTCCTTCCCTGCGTTCCGCCCTCCTCGCCTCCCTGGTTTCTTTTTCCGGTTTTTCCATGTACTCCGCCCAGGCCGCTACGTCCGCGGATTTCTGGCAGGCTCCCGCTTTTGGCGGTCCGGAATTCATCTGGACGGGTGACGGGGAAGGTGACGCTATCGGCACGGGCGCCAACTGGCAGGGTGGAACGGCCCCGGCGCGTCAGGATAATAAAGGACCCCATCTTGTATTTGACAATAAAACCGTTACTGTTACGGGAACCACGCCCAATACGTCGGACGGCGGCGGTGTTACCGTCACGGGAAACAGCAATGTGACCGTAAGCCTGGGCCAATGGGCAGGCAGCGTTTATGTGGAGGACGGCTCCACTCTTTCCACCTCGTTCGGCAACCAGATCAAGAACACGGAAGCGGAAGGGCATGCCAGTATCTTTGTGGACGGCACCCTGAACCTGTCCACGCCGGGCGGCAACCTCAACTTTGACAATGGTACAGGAGCCGGCAGCCACTACTGGCACATCGGCCTCAACGGCATGATCAATCTGGCCAATACCACCACCGTTACCAAGAATGACCGCACGTGGAACGTGGAAGTGGTGGTTTCCGGCGGGGGAGACCTGGGCCTGACCAACCGCACCTTGAAGAATGATGCCCTGCTGACCCGCAAATTCATGACCACCGGCGGTGATCTGGGAGGGCTTTTGGACACGCTCCGCATTTGGATGCAGACGGGGGATGACGCCTATGACGCCCTGACCAGGGTTAATTCCCTGGACCAGCTTGGAACCGGCAATTTTATCCTCGTATCCAATGGGTCCGGTATGTCCGTGCAGTACAAGGGGACGGGCTATGATGCGGCAACCCTCGTGTGGAACTCGGCTGACGGAACGTGGACCAATACGGGAACGGGCTGGTACACGCAGGGTGACGGCGGCAAGGTGGATACCTCCTTCCTGAATGGGGACTCCGTAATCTTCACAGCGGCGGAAGGTTCCAAGACCGTGACTTTTTCCGGTTCCATTGACGTCAATTCCATGACGTTTGAGAATGATACCGCTTATACGCTGGCCGGAGCGGATGCCTCTTCCGTCTTGGAAGCCAAAAACGTTACATTAGGCAATAATGCTTCTTTAACCCTGGGTGATGCGGACCACCGTTTCTCCTCTTTCCAGTCCAATGTGTCCGGAGGTTCGGACTCTTCCCTTACCCTGTGGCTGGCTACGGAAGAAACAGGGGTTTCCACCGTTTCCATGGGAACGGGAACAGGAGTCAAGGATGTTTATGTCAATGGCACCCTGGCTATGAATGTTTCCGGACAGGGAGTATCCACCAATCTGGGAGGTGCCGCTCTGCACATGAACAATGGGAGCATGCTTCTCTTGCGCAATGGCGTCAGCGGAAACATCCAGCCTTCTTCCCAGGTTATTGTAGAAGGAAATGCCAGAATCAGATTTGGGAACAACATTACGGCTGCTTCCGCTTTATGGACCTCCGATATTGTGGGAGGGGCCGGAGTAACTTCTGCCAATACCATTTCATGGCAGTCCCAGGGAGGCACCCTGGTAGTCACAGGTGATGTTGATTATAACGGTGCCATGCTTTTAGGGCAGGATTATAACGGAGGACATGCCATCAATGTTACTTTCCGGGATAATACGGTCAATCTGGATTCGTTGCAGACATTTTATACTTTGGGCACTTTCCAGTTTGATAACAGCCAGGCTTCTGTAAAATTGATTTCTTTGGGATGCGGTTATGCTGACGGCAGCCGTGTGGTGTTGAATGACGGAACCGTCATGAATGCCCAGCAAGTCCGGTTGGGAGATACGGGAGGATACGGAGGGGCAGCGGCTTCCACTTATATGGTAGTCAATTCAGGTGCTACCCTCAATATAACGGGTAACAATAATGATCATTCAACAAACAGGACTCTTCTGCTTGCTCACTGGTCCTCCCAGGGTTTCTTCCAATTAAATGGCGGACAACTGAATGCGCAAGAAGCCGTCATGGGGCTTTCCTGGGCCGGGACGGGTACCTTTTCTGCCAATTCCGGAACCGCTAATTTGATGGGGATGGATTATTGGGCGGAAGGCAATGGCGCTTTCCGTGGCAAATTCCAGTTAGGGACCGCAGGGACAGGTTCTGCCCGTGTCAACTTCGGGGCATCCGGCATCTCCAATGTTGCCGGGAGCGCCGTCATCCAACTGGGTGAGGGTACACTGGGGGCCACTGCTAACTGGAACCTGACGTATAATGCGGCCTTTACCGGGGCTTATGTTGATTTAATCGGCACCGTAGGGGGGACGATGGTGGATACACTGGACGCCAATGACGGCCTGACGGCCCGTACCATCACCTTCCAGAACGGCCTGACCGGGAATGGCAAACTGGTGAAGGTGGGAGACGGCACGCTGGTGCTCAACGGAACGGCCCAGGCCCCGGTCCCCGCGGAAGGTGAAACGGCCGCCGTTCCCGGCTTTACCGGAACGGTGGAACTGCGAGAAGGCGCGTTGACGGTGAAGGATTCCAGCGTCATCGGGCAGGGGACCCTGCTCATCGGCGGCGGCCTCACCGTTGCTGTGACCTCGGCGGACGGCTACTCCCTGGACGCCGGTTCCACCCTCGCTACGACGAACATTGGCGGGGGTACTGCCACCTTGTCCGCTGCTTTGACCTTGAATGGAGGCAGTCTGAACTTCGGCACCCTGAGTGAGGATACGGCAGCCCTCACGGTCAACTCCGTCAGCGGTACGGCGGCTACGGATGTTCAGATTTCTCTTAATACACTCACTACCAATACAAGCTATGCCCTGTTGAGCGGAACGGGTTTGGGGGATACGTCCATGTTCACGCTCTCCGGCAGCGCGGCCGAGCTGTACAACGCCACCTTTACCGTCAATAATAACACGCTGTACGTTTCCCTAGCGGACAAGGAAGGGCTTCTGCGCTGGAAGAGCGGCAACTGGAGCACGTCAGGCACGGATCTGTCCTGGAATATGGATGGCGTAGACTCCGCTTATACGGATGGACAGACCGTTTACTTCTCCAATGGGGACGGAGTGAACAAGACCGTGACGATTGTGGGCAATGTTGCTCCCGGGAAAATCAATGTGGTAGGCACGGACTTCGTTTTTGCGGGCGACGGCTCCATTACCGGAGATACGACGCTGAATCTGCTGGACGGAGCTTCCCTGACTATCAACAACGCCAACACCTATACCGGAGATACCGTGCTCTATAACGGCAGCAAGCTCGTTGTGGGCAATGCCGGCGCGTTGGGAACCAGCACGGTTCTTCTCCAGGGCAATTCCATTCTGGAACTGACCACCGGCACATGGAATGGGCTGGGTACGCGCCTCAATGCCAATTCAACGGGTACCTTGAAGCTGAGCGGCAATGCCTCCGGCACCACGACGGCCGCTCTGACCGGAGTCAAGTATGATGTGGGTGCGGGGACTACCCTGACGCTTTCCGCCGGAACCTACGGCAATACGATCACCGGCGGCGGTTCCCTGGTATCCGCGGCGGGAACCTCCGTGTTGAAAGGCAGCGTCAACATTACGGGAAGCTACAATTTGATGGCTACTGTGAACAACGCCTCCACCTGGACGCTGGATTCCGGTGCTTCCCTGACAGCCGGAAGTTTCATCGGCCGTTATCAGTACAATGGAACAACGACGCTGAATGTCAGGAAGGATGCCTTCATGAACATCACCGGTATTTTCCAGATTGCCCGTGACGGGAAAGCCATTCTGAATATTGAAAACGGCGGTATGGTGCTGGCCCAGACCCTGGATCTGGGGCAGAACTGGGCGGGCGCTGCAGAGAAGGGGGCTACGGTCAACCTGAACGGCGGTTCACTTCTTCTCGGCGCGGGAGGCATGACGGCCTCCGGCAATGCCAATGCCATTGTCCTGAACCTGAATTCCGGGACGCTGGGAACGACGGCGGCGGAAGGCTGGTCCTCCGCGTATAACATGACCCTCACGGGTAATGTAACAGTTGATACCCGCCAGTATGATGCGGGAACCAAGTCCTACAATGACCAGGCTTCCACCAACATCACCCTTGGGGGCGTTCTTTCCGGTACGGGCGGCCTGACCAAAGTCGGTTCCGGCACCCTGACGCTCTCCGGGCAGAATACCTACACGGGCGCAACCAGCGTGAACGCCGGCACGCTGGCCTTCACGAACACGAACGCCATGGCTCTGGGCAGCATCTCCATGGGCGCTGGCGCCAGAATGACCACGGCTTCCGGCTTGACGCTGAACAGCGGCGCAACGCTGACTTTTGACATGACGGGCGTGGTGGCCAGCCAGCCGATCATCAACATCCAGGCTGGCTCCCTGGCTCTGACGGACCCCACCTGCACGCTCACCCTCAACAACTACGGCGAGCTGGAAGCATCTGACTACGTCCTTGCCCAATGGGCGGCGAACGGAAGCCTGACCACGGATTCCTTCACCTGGACGCCTGACATTACCCGGGAAGGCTTTGAATATTCCATCGTGGTGGAAAACAACCAGCTTGTGCTGAAAGTCGTGGACGTTTCCGGAGACAACGGTTTTGTCTGGGACGGCGGAACGGACCGCAAGTGGATCAACACCAGCATTGACGGCTGGACCACCAAGCTCACGGGCGTGGACACGCTGAATGACCAGGAAATCTACTTCTCCGCTGCGGAAGCGGGTGAAGTGAAGGTCTCCGGCACCGTGACCCCCAAGAGCGTCGTCTTCAACGGCGGCACTTACACGCTCATCAGTGATCCCGACAATGCGGGCGCCATTGCGGATTCCACGGCTCCCACGTCGCTGACCGTGAACGGAACGGCTAATGTCACCCTGAATCTGGCGAATACCTATACCGGCGGCACGGTCCTTAACGGCGGCACTCTCACCATCGGCGCGGACGGCGCGCTGGGTACGGCGGGAGACATCACGTTTAACGGCGGCACGCTGGCTTATGCAGACTCCGCAGCCGGTACGAACGTGACGGGGTATGACGTTTCCAGCCGCGTCAAGGTTGGTGACGGAGGAGCCCTTAACGTTTCCGTGCTCGGAGCAGGGGATACCGTCTCCTGGGCCGGACTGACGGCTGACGTCATGGGAACGGGAACCACCCTGACCAAGACGGGGGACGGCACGCTGGCGCTGGGATACGCCGGGAATACCTTGGCCCACCTCACCGTGGAAGAGGGAACGCTAGCCTTCACGGGCGGCGCGACCATCGGCGTGAACCCCAATAACGCCACCATCGTCCGCGTAAGTGAAGGCGCCACTCTGGCCCTTTCCGGCGGAACCGTCAACCTGCATGCCCAGCTCAACGGAGCGGGCACCATCACCATCGGGACGGCGGATACCGCGGGACTGGTTAACATCTCCAATACCGGGAACACCAACTTCACGGGACGCCTGGAACTGATCGGCAACGGAGAAAATATGAGCTCCAATGCCAACTGGGTGGCCTTCGGCGCAGGAAATACGCTGGGAGGGGGCACCGTCTTCATAGACGGCAAGGGCTTCTTCTTCACCGCGGGCACAACGGCCGCCAACTTTGAGATTGGTGACGCCCACGGCACAATGCAGAACGGTTCCTCCGGCGCCACGTACACCTTCTCCGGGAATCTTTCCGGTTCGGGCGCCTGGGGCATGTCTGCGAACGTGCGGATGACCAATATCCTCACAGGCTCCCTCAAGGACTTTTCGGGAACCCTGTCCACCAATGAAACCTCCGCCAACAACAGCCGCCAGGTCTGGAACTTCGGCAACGGCGGAGCAAGCGTCACAGGTGCGGGGAATACCGTCTTTGGTAACGGCGCCATTCTGGCGGGCAACACGGGCTCCACGGATGCCGCACTGGCCGCGCAGTACAACGTCAATTACAACAATGCGGAACTGGTGCTGAATGCGCTGGTCCAGGGCAACTCCAACCTGACGCATGCGGGCACGGGCACCCTGATCCTGGATCAGGCCAATACCGCTACGGGAGCCCTCGGCATCACGGATGCCGGCGCCGTGGTTCAGCTTGGCACCGCGGACAAGGCCGGCCAGTGGGCCGGTACTGTGCTGAACGGAGCGGGAACGCTGAAAATCGTTAACGGATCACTCACCTCCGCCATGACGCGCGGTGAAGGCTCCACTGCGGGCATCGTGGTGGACTCCGCCGTCAGCATCAACCTGGGCGGCACCAATGGCGACATGCTGAAGGGCATCACCCTGGCTGCCGGAGGCAAGCTCACCAACGTCTCCGGAGACATTACGGTGGGTGCGGGAGCTACGGAAACGCTGAACCTTACCCTGGGTGCGGACAACGTCAACCAGGGCGCGGCCGGAACGGCCATCATTGACCAAGGGGACGGCAAGCTCGTCATCAATGATTCCGCCACGGTCAATCTGGATATTGACGCCATTGTGAACACGCTCGTCGCCCACAAGGACGCCGGGGTGGAAAGCTGGCTGACGCTGACGACCGGAACATTGGAATGCGCTGATCTGGGCGACATCCAGTTCAGCAAGATTCTTTCCAACTACGGCATCCGCGTGACGGGCACCGACGGCGGCAGCCTGGTCCTCAGCGGACAGGTCAGCGGCCTTTACATGGTGGACGGCACCGCCTCTTCCGATCCTGATACCGTCACGAACTACGGCACGCTGGGCATGTACGCCGGCGTGGTCATCGCCCAGGACAAGACGCTCACCGTCCAGTTGGCCGGCGCCCCCGGCGATACCGACGGTGACGGCGCGGTCATCAACAACCTGCTGGGCGCGACGGGAAGCACGCTGAAGGTGGAAAACACCAATGCGGGCGGAGGCAACGCCGTGGTTATCCTTAACAATGAACGCCTGGAAACGGGACTGCCTGCACCGGACGATTACGCCGGAGCGGACTCTATCATGGGCGGCAGCATCGTCGGGGAAAACGGAGTCACCTTCATCAAGCAGAACACGGGCAAGCTGACGGTAAACGGCTCCTTTGTGACGGACACCCTCCGCATGGAAGGCGGCACGCTCACCCTGAACGGTGATGGCAGCAGCTTCAACCATGTGGTTCTGGCAGGCACGGCGGAAGGCGTGGTTCTGGACGTCAACCGGAATACCGTCATGGGAGACCTGACGGACAGCGGCGAAGGCGCGGACCTCAACATCGGCAGCGGGGCAACCCTCACCATTAATGACGCCAGCAGCCTTTCCTCCAGCACCATCCAGGGCAGCGGAACGCTGGCCCTTCATGATACGCTGGCTCTTTCCGGCACGGCATCCCTCCAGGGCGGCGTGCTGCTCAACCTGGTGAAGGATGATGATTCCACGGGCACGCTTGACCTGGGCGCCACCACCGGCAACGCCGTTGCCGGCATCAGCGGGCAGGGCACCCTGAAGAGTAATGGCGGCTCCCTGGCTGTCAATACCGGAAACTCGGGAAGCGGCTCCGTCTTCAGCGGCACGCTGGAAGGCCGCGGGCAGCTCAACATCTCCGGCAATGCGGGACAGACGCTTGACAACGTCATCACCGCCGCGGGCAGCAACTGGGCGATCAACAACACGGGCCGCCTCAATATCAGGATGGGCGGCACGGTGGAAGACCCGAGGGCCAATACGGCCCTTACCCTCAGCAGCATGACGCTGGGCGACGGTTCCAGCACGAACTTCACCTTCAACACGGACTACGCGGGCCCCATCATCAGCGTGACCGGAAACATCAGCATCAGCCAGGGAGCGGAAATCACCCTCAGCTCCACCGGCAAGAATGAACTGACGCTGGGCGCGGACGGCAGCTACACGCTCATGCACGCGGACGGCGACATTGATCTGGGCGGAAGCGACCGGCTGGCTATCCTGCTGGACCCCTCCTCCTCTGCTTTCAAGAAGTTTGAAAATAATGCGTACCTGGTGATGGAAAACGGCAACCTCGTTCTGGTGGCCACGGCTTCCAAGGACAACAAGTATGCGCGGATTGCGGATACCGTTAACTCCAGAGCCGGCGCGGAACTTCTCTGGAACCTGCCCGGCGACCTGGCCGCGGATTCCATCCTGAAGAAGGTGGATGACGCCGTGGGCGCCCTGACGGCCTCCAATCCCTCGGAAGCCAAGAGGGTCATGGCGGCCGTGGCCGGAGCTACGGTCAACGCGCTGGGAACGGCCCAGAAAGACGCCCTGCGAGACCAGATGGGATGGATCAGGAACCGCACCACGCTGATGGGCGTCAACCCCGCCTACATCAACGAAGACCTCCCCTACTTCCACATGTGGATGGAAGGAACGGGCTCCTACAGCAAGCTGGACACCAAGGGGGATGAAAGCGGCTACCAGCTCACCACCTGGGGCGGAACCGTCGGCATGGACGTGGACCTCAGCGACCACTTCACGATGGGAGCGGCCTTCACGGCCAACTACGGGGACCTGACGGCCAGCGCGGCGGACACGGCCGACGGCCACCTGGACAGCTACTACGCCAACCTCTTCGGTCGCTACCAGAGCAAGAGATGGGCCCACACGCTCATCCTGACGGGCGGGTGGAACGACGCCAAGCTCAACCGGACGGTCAACTACGGAGAAGGCAGCTACAGCACGCAGGGCAACACCAACGGGTGGGGCTTTGGAGCGATGTACGAACTCACCTACGACGTCTACCTGAATGAAGACAAGAGCAGCATCCTGCAACCTTTGGCCAACGTCTCGGTGGTAACCACCCGTATGGACGGTTATACGGAAACGGGAGCCGGAAACGCGGGGCTGAATGTAGGCAAGCAGGAATGGACGACGGGGACGGTGGCGCTTGGCGGCCGGTGGATGGGGCTGGCGGGCAGCAACCTCTTCGGACGCGAGGCGCTGGTAGAATTCCGAGCCAACGTGGCCCAGGACATGGGAGACCGCCGCGGCGAGACGGGCGTGGGCTTCCTGGCCAACCCCGGCTACACGCAAACGGTGAGGGGAGCGAAGGTAGGAACGACCGCGCTTCAAATCGGAGCGGGCCTGAGCGTGCCTGTGGGAACGCAGGGAACGGTGTTTGTCAACGGCAACGCGGACTTCCGTGACGGAGCCAACTCGGTGAACGGAAGCGTGGGCTACCGCTATGACTTTTAA